A single window of Selenihalanaerobacter shriftii DNA harbors:
- a CDS encoding histidinol-phosphatase HisJ family protein produces MLVDYHTHPIGHDDADHSKENLRKFAKSAKERGVKKLGIADHNRYHKDFKFDNIRIINEEFSEVDLLVGIEMDYTPGNEGAIFNFLNKLDLDYVIGSIHYIDDWMFDHPDYTNEYDNWNIDQLYAKYFSIINQAAGSDLFDIIGHLDLIKVFDYHPRRDVIEYAELALQTIADNNLCIEVNTNGLNKPIGKMYPSRALLEKAYDLGIPVTLSSDAHSPKRVGENLNMAKNLIKDIGYKEIAAFKDRNMKLIKI; encoded by the coding sequence TCGAAAGAAAATCTAAGAAAATTTGCTAAGTCGGCTAAAGAGAGAGGAGTTAAGAAGTTAGGGATAGCTGATCATAATCGTTATCATAAAGATTTTAAGTTTGATAATATTCGCATTATTAATGAAGAATTTTCAGAAGTTGATTTGTTAGTTGGGATTGAGATGGATTATACCCCTGGTAATGAAGGAGCTATATTTAATTTTTTAAATAAACTTGATTTAGATTATGTAATAGGCTCTATACATTATATTGATGATTGGATGTTTGATCATCCAGATTATACTAATGAATATGATAATTGGAATATTGATCAATTATATGCAAAGTACTTTTCAATTATTAATCAAGCAGCAGGTTCTGATTTGTTTGATATTATTGGACATTTAGATTTAATTAAAGTTTTTGACTATCATCCGAGACGAGATGTTATAGAGTATGCTGAATTAGCTTTGCAGACAATTGCAGATAATAATCTTTGTATTGAAGTGAATACAAATGGGCTTAATAAACCGATTGGGAAGATGTATCCTAGTCGGGCATTATTAGAAAAAGCTTACGATTTAGGAATTCCAGTAACATTAAGTTCAGATGCTCACTCTCCAAAGCGAGTAGGGGAGAATTTAAATATGGCTAAAAATTTAATAAAAGATATAGGCTATAAAGAGATTGCTGCATTTAAAGATCGCAATATGAAATTAATAAAAATTTAA